In Jejubacter calystegiae, the following are encoded in one genomic region:
- a CDS encoding sugar phosphate isomerase/epimerase family protein has product MERKIIVVTAAYGRDRIQALGGQSAVLPIIAEAGADGVEIRRELLTSTQPDHLTSLADAIAVNGLMACYSAPETLCLLDGSLNPQIPELLLEAHRLNARWLKLSLGHFQENFPANRLRQWLAESPVALVVENDQTPGGRLAPMARFRDACRQHQLPVSLTFDMGNWLWVDESPEQAARQLAPAVGYVHVKAAAPGNHGWRALPPDEAGERWAALLNLLPTDVPRGIEFPLEGRDLTAVTRHYVNLLREE; this is encoded by the coding sequence ATGGAGAGAAAAATTATCGTGGTCACCGCCGCCTATGGACGTGACCGTATCCAGGCGTTGGGCGGTCAATCCGCCGTCCTGCCCATCATTGCCGAAGCCGGCGCCGACGGTGTGGAAATCCGCCGTGAACTGCTTACCTCCACGCAGCCAGACCACCTGACCTCACTGGCGGATGCCATTGCCGTCAACGGCCTGATGGCCTGCTATTCGGCCCCCGAAACGCTGTGCCTGCTGGATGGCAGCCTGAATCCGCAAATCCCGGAACTGCTGCTGGAAGCTCACCGTCTGAATGCCCGATGGCTGAAGCTTTCGCTGGGCCATTTTCAGGAGAATTTTCCGGCCAATCGGCTGCGCCAGTGGCTGGCGGAAAGCCCCGTCGCACTGGTAGTGGAAAACGACCAGACTCCCGGCGGCCGCCTGGCGCCGATGGCGCGTTTTCGCGATGCCTGCCGCCAGCATCAGCTACCGGTCAGTCTCACCTTTGATATGGGCAACTGGCTGTGGGTGGACGAATCTCCGGAACAGGCAGCGCGCCAGCTTGCCCCGGCCGTTGGTTACGTTCATGTGAAGGCCGCCGCGCCCGGCAATCACGGCTGGCGGGCGCTGCCCCCGGATGAAGCCGGTGAACGCTGGGCGGCGCTGCTTAACCTTCTGCCGACGGACGTGCCGCGCGGCATTGAATTCCCGCTGGAGGGCCGCGACCTGACCGCCGTCACCCGCCACTACGTCAACCTGCTACGCGAGGAGTAA
- the tag gene encoding DNA-3-methyladenine glycosylase I codes for MQRCGWVTQDPLYLAYHDNEWGMPETDRQKLFEMICLEGQQAGLSWITVLKKRENYRRAFHHFNPDVVAQMTPDDIERLLQDPGIIRHRGKVTAIIGNARSLLAMEQDGEDFVQFVWSFVDGQPIINHAASLDEVPVTTPASDALSKALKKRGFKFVGSTICYSFMQACGLVNDHLTSCFCHPESKV; via the coding sequence ATGCAACGCTGTGGATGGGTGACTCAGGACCCGCTCTATCTTGCCTATCACGACAATGAGTGGGGCATGCCGGAAACAGATCGGCAGAAGCTGTTTGAAATGATCTGCCTGGAAGGCCAGCAGGCGGGGCTATCATGGATAACAGTGCTGAAAAAGCGGGAAAACTACCGCCGGGCCTTCCACCACTTCAACCCCGATGTGGTCGCTCAAATGACGCCCGATGACATAGAAAGACTGTTACAGGATCCGGGAATTATTCGCCACCGGGGGAAAGTGACCGCGATTATCGGTAACGCCCGATCACTGCTGGCCATGGAGCAGGACGGCGAAGATTTTGTGCAGTTCGTCTGGTCCTTTGTTGACGGACAGCCCATCATCAACCACGCCGCCAGCCTGGATGAGGTTCCGGTCACCACACCGGCCTCCGATGCGCTGTCGAAAGCACTGAAAAAACGCGGCTTCAAGTTTGTGGGCTCCACCATCTGTTACTCCTTTATGCAGGCCTGCGGTCTGGTTAACGACCACCTGACCAGTTGCTTTTGCCACCCGGAATCGAAGGTGTGA
- the eptB gene encoding kdo(2)-lipid A phosphoethanolamine 7''-transferase, which produces MKFIKSITQQKLCFLLAIYIGLFLNASVFYRRFSLFAQDFTLLDGVTAVVEVAATVLVTFFLFRIISLFGRRLWQVLASFVVLCSVGASYYMTFLNVVIGYGIVASVMTTDIDLSKEVVGKNFIIWMVLVSALPLLLIWSNRCRFTLLHQLRTPGLRLKNLAVVVVAGLLVWAPLRFIDIQMKEIEETTRVDMPSYGGVVANSYLPSNWVAALGLYAWAQVDESADHNSLMNPAQKFKYEAPKGIDETYVVFIIGETTRWDHMGVLGYERDTTPNLSREKNLAAFRGESCDTATKLSLRCMFVREGGTEDNPQRTLKEQNIFAVLRQLGFSSDLFAMQSELWFYSNTMAENIAYREIIGARHQGKRVDDMLLLDEVKDSLVKHPKGKHLVILHTKGSHFSYAQRYTRDYAKWKPECIGGDRDCSQAELINAYDNSILYVDSFIDKVYDQFRDKKALIFYASDHGESINEHERLHGTPREMAPPEQFRVPLLVWASDKYLEDPERARGFAHMQEEAKRGVKHRHVELYDSILGCLGYTSPDGGIHEQNNWCHIPDASAAKAVD; this is translated from the coding sequence ATGAAATTTATAAAATCGATAACTCAGCAGAAACTCTGCTTTCTGTTGGCTATCTATATCGGCCTCTTTCTGAATGCATCGGTATTTTATCGGCGCTTCAGTCTGTTCGCACAGGACTTCACGCTGCTCGATGGCGTGACCGCCGTGGTAGAAGTGGCGGCGACAGTTCTGGTCACCTTCTTTTTGTTCCGGATTATTTCACTGTTTGGCCGTCGGCTCTGGCAGGTACTGGCCTCTTTTGTTGTGCTCTGTTCGGTGGGCGCCAGCTATTACATGACATTTTTAAATGTCGTGATTGGCTATGGCATTGTTGCCTCGGTAATGACGACGGATATCGATCTTTCGAAAGAAGTGGTCGGTAAAAATTTCATTATCTGGATGGTACTGGTCAGCGCGCTGCCGCTGCTGCTTATCTGGAGTAATCGCTGCCGTTTTACTCTGCTTCATCAACTGCGTACTCCCGGGCTGCGTCTGAAGAACCTGGCCGTGGTGGTTGTCGCCGGTCTGCTGGTTTGGGCGCCGCTGCGTTTTATTGATATCCAGATGAAAGAGATTGAAGAGACCACCCGGGTTGATATGCCGAGCTACGGCGGCGTGGTGGCTAACTCTTATCTGCCTTCGAACTGGGTTGCGGCGCTGGGTCTCTACGCCTGGGCGCAGGTAGATGAATCAGCGGATCACAATTCGCTGATGAACCCGGCGCAGAAGTTCAAATATGAGGCGCCGAAGGGCATCGACGAGACCTATGTGGTGTTTATTATCGGTGAAACCACCCGTTGGGATCATATGGGGGTGCTAGGCTATGAGCGTGATACCACGCCGAATCTCTCGCGCGAGAAGAACCTGGCGGCCTTTCGCGGTGAGTCCTGCGATACCGCAACCAAGCTTTCGCTACGCTGTATGTTCGTGCGGGAAGGGGGGACGGAAGATAATCCGCAGCGTACCCTGAAAGAGCAGAACATTTTTGCGGTGCTGCGTCAGTTGGGTTTCAGCAGCGATCTGTTTGCGATGCAGAGTGAACTCTGGTTTTACAGCAACACCATGGCAGAAAATATTGCCTATCGTGAGATCATCGGCGCCCGCCATCAGGGCAAACGGGTGGACGATATGCTGCTGCTGGATGAGGTGAAAGATTCGCTGGTGAAACATCCTAAGGGGAAACACCTGGTGATTCTGCATACCAAGGGTTCTCACTTCTCCTACGCCCAGCGCTACACTCGTGATTACGCGAAGTGGAAGCCGGAGTGTATTGGCGGGGATAGGGACTGTAGTCAGGCAGAGCTGATCAACGCTTACGATAACTCCATCCTCTATGTGGACAGTTTTATCGATAAGGTTTATGACCAGTTCCGTGATAAGAAGGCGCTGATCTTCTATGCGTCGGATCACGGTGAGTCCATTAACGAGCACGAGCGTCTGCACGGTACGCCGCGTGAAATGGCGCCGCCGGAGCAGTTCCGGGTGCCGCTGCTGGTCTGGGCTTCTGATAAGTATCTGGAGGATCCTGAGCGCGCCCGCGGCTTTGCGCATATGCAGGAAGAGGCAAAACGCGGCGTGAAGCATCGCCACGTGGAGCTGTACGACTCTATCCTGGGCTGTCTGGGCTACACATCGCCGGATGGCGGGATTCACGAGCAGAATAACTGGTGCCACATTCCGGACGCTTCGGCGGCGAAAGCAGTGGATTGA
- a CDS encoding N-acetyltransferase, whose protein sequence is MRPLVPQADISPLLTLWLESTTLAHPFIPASYWHESLPAVRDDYLPHARSWVWDDGALRGFVSVMNERFVGALFVAPECARRGIGGALLRHAQSRYPRLSLEVYQQNTRAVAFYQAQGFRVVESAWQRDTRHHTWIMQWQADQTP, encoded by the coding sequence ATTCGCCCCCTGGTGCCTCAGGCGGATATTTCGCCGCTACTGACGCTATGGCTGGAGAGCACCACCCTGGCTCACCCCTTTATCCCGGCCAGCTACTGGCACGAGAGCCTACCCGCAGTGCGCGACGACTATCTGCCCCACGCCCGGAGCTGGGTGTGGGATGATGGCGCACTGCGCGGCTTCGTCAGCGTGATGAATGAACGTTTCGTCGGCGCGCTGTTTGTCGCCCCCGAATGCGCCCGCCGGGGCATTGGCGGCGCGCTACTGCGCCATGCCCAGAGCCGCTACCCGCGGCTGAGCCTGGAGGTGTACCAGCAAAACACCCGAGCCGTTGCTTTCTATCAGGCCCAGGGGTTTCGCGTGGTGGAATCTGCCTGGCAGCGCGACACCCGCCACCACACCTGGATTATGCAGTGGCAGGCGGATCAAACGCCCTGA
- a CDS encoding OmpA family lipoprotein — protein MKKRSVIYIAALVSGALAVSGCTTNPYTGEREAGKSGIGAGIGSLVGAGVGALSSSKKDRGKGALIGAAAGAALGGGAGYYMDVQEAKLRDKMKGTGVSVTRNGDNIILNMPNNVTFDSSSATLKPAGANTLTGVAMVLKEYNKTAVNVVGYTDSTGGQDLNMRLSQQRADSVASSLITQGVEANRIRTSGMGPANPIASNSTEQGKAQNRRVEITLSPMQ, from the coding sequence ATGAAAAAACGTAGTGTTATTTATATTGCTGCTCTGGTCAGCGGCGCTCTGGCGGTTTCCGGCTGCACAACAAACCCTTACACCGGTGAACGAGAAGCGGGTAAATCCGGCATTGGCGCAGGTATTGGCTCGCTGGTCGGCGCAGGCGTAGGCGCACTCTCGTCTTCGAAAAAGGATCGCGGCAAAGGCGCGCTGATTGGCGCTGCGGCAGGCGCCGCATTAGGCGGCGGCGCGGGTTATTACATGGATGTACAGGAGGCCAAACTGCGCGACAAGATGAAAGGCACCGGCGTTAGCGTCACACGCAACGGCGATAACATCATCCTCAACATGCCGAACAACGTCACCTTCGATAGCAGCAGCGCAACGCTGAAACCGGCGGGTGCCAATACCCTGACCGGCGTGGCGATGGTGCTCAAGGAGTACAACAAGACCGCCGTTAATGTGGTGGGTTATACCGACAGCACCGGCGGGCAGGATCTGAACATGCGCCTGTCACAACAGCGCGCTGACTCCGTCGCCAGCTCACTGATCACCCAGGGCGTAGAGGCTAACCGCATTCGCACCAGCGGTATGGGTCCGGCCAACCCCATCGCCAGCAACAGCACCGAGCAGGGCAAGGCGCAGAACCGCCGCGTCGAGATTACCTTAAGCCCGATGCAGTAA
- a CDS encoding HD domain-containing protein, which produces MLSLEEHARRFATRAHAAQDQRRKYTNDPYIIHPAAVVEQVRLVLPEDEPALAAAWLHDTVEDTDTTLADIESHFGPEVARLVEMLTNPPTPEEMNRAQRKRLHFQHTAHACSRAQTIKLADIIDNTRELLHFDPDFARVYLLEKRLQLDSMTLGDARLRQQAQQLVEQGITQLMRPPYNVPAAWFDKRATHYLAPQA; this is translated from the coding sequence ATGCTGTCACTGGAAGAACACGCTCGCCGCTTTGCAACAAGGGCCCATGCTGCCCAGGATCAACGGCGTAAATATACCAACGATCCCTATATCATCCACCCCGCAGCGGTGGTGGAACAGGTACGTCTGGTACTGCCCGAAGATGAGCCCGCGTTGGCCGCCGCCTGGCTGCACGATACCGTAGAAGATACCGATACCACCCTGGCCGATATCGAAAGCCATTTCGGCCCCGAAGTGGCGCGTCTGGTAGAAATGCTGACCAATCCGCCTACACCGGAAGAGATGAACCGCGCCCAGCGTAAGCGCCTGCACTTTCAGCATACCGCCCACGCCTGTTCCCGCGCCCAGACCATTAAGCTGGCCGACATTATCGACAACACCCGGGAACTATTACATTTCGATCCCGACTTCGCGCGGGTTTACCTGCTGGAAAAGCGACTACAGTTGGACAGTATGACGCTGGGGGATGCCCGACTACGCCAGCAGGCGCAGCAGCTGGTGGAACAGGGGATTACCCAATTAATGAGGCCGCCGTATAACGTCCCGGCGGCCTGGTTTGATAAACGAGCAACGCACTATCTGGCACCTCAGGCGTGA
- a CDS encoding LacI family DNA-binding transcriptional regulator has product MKKSTRATISDVAKAANTGKTSVSRYLNGEQHLLSDPLLARIEQAIADLDYRPSLMARGLKRGRTRLIGLIIADITNPYSVDVLSGIEAACRERGFTPLVCNTNNEVDQELHYLDLLRSYQVEGIVVNAVGMREEGLNRMQQSALPMVLIDRKIPDFACDVVGLDNAQAASTATEHLVEQGFEAILFLSEPLGSVNTRRERLRAFRHTLSRYPGIVAENAEVPLHENAQLDALLHQFNSRCRGMRKALISANGALTLQVARSLKRLGLNWGSDIGLLGFDELEWAELAGVGITTLKQPTWQIGYAALEQVVKRIEGVSDPVREQVFSGELIVRGSTRR; this is encoded by the coding sequence ATGAAAAAATCAACTCGAGCGACCATCAGCGATGTCGCAAAAGCGGCTAACACCGGTAAAACCAGCGTTTCGCGCTATCTTAACGGCGAACAGCATCTGCTCTCCGATCCCCTTCTTGCCCGTATTGAACAGGCCATTGCCGATCTCGATTATCGCCCCAGTTTAATGGCCCGGGGCCTGAAGCGCGGTCGTACCCGTTTGATTGGGCTTATCATCGCCGATATAACCAATCCCTACTCGGTGGACGTGCTCAGCGGTATTGAGGCCGCCTGCCGCGAGCGGGGCTTTACGCCGCTGGTCTGTAACACCAATAACGAAGTAGACCAGGAGCTGCATTACCTCGATCTGTTACGCAGCTATCAGGTGGAAGGGATTGTGGTGAACGCCGTCGGTATGCGTGAGGAGGGACTCAACCGCATGCAGCAGTCAGCCCTGCCGATGGTGCTTATCGACCGTAAGATACCGGACTTCGCCTGCGATGTGGTGGGGCTGGATAACGCCCAGGCCGCCAGTACCGCCACCGAACATCTGGTGGAGCAGGGATTCGAAGCCATTCTGTTTCTTAGCGAGCCGCTGGGTTCCGTTAACACCCGTCGCGAACGACTGCGCGCTTTCCGCCATACTCTCTCACGCTATCCGGGCATCGTGGCGGAAAACGCCGAAGTTCCCCTGCATGAAAACGCACAGCTCGATGCCCTGCTGCATCAGTTCAACAGCCGCTGTCGCGGCATGCGCAAAGCGCTTATCTCCGCCAACGGCGCGCTGACGCTTCAGGTGGCCCGCTCTCTGAAACGCCTGGGCCTTAACTGGGGCAGCGATATCGGCCTGCTGGGCTTCGATGAACTGGAGTGGGCGGAGCTGGCAGGCGTTGGCATCACCACGCTGAAACAGCCCACCTGGCAGATTGGCTATGCCGCGCTGGAACAGGTGGTTAAGCGCATTGAAGGGGTCAGCGATCCGGTGCGCGAACAGGTATTTTCCGGTGAACTGATCGTCAGGGGCTCCACCCGTCGTTAA
- a CDS encoding L-lactate MFS transporter, which translates to MNMTTTNRTRWLTLIGTIITQFALGSVYTWSLFNGPLANKLGEPVSQVAFSFGLLSLALALSSSVAGKLQDRFGVRRVSVAAGLMLGVGLCLTAWSSNLMLLWLCAGVLVGLADGAGYLMTLSNCVKWFPERKGLISAFAIGSYGLGSLGFKFINSHLLAAYGLENTFIIWGAMALAMVLAGSVLMSDAPPQKVTAADGSAEQDFTLAESMRKPQYWMLALMFLTACMSGLYVIGVAKDIAQGMVHLDAMTAASAVTVISIANLGGRLVLGVLSDKIARIRVITLGQVISLVGMAALLFAPLNAMTFFAAIACVAFNFGGTITVYPSLVSEFFGLNNLTKNYGVIYLGFGIGSICGSIIASLFGGFYITFCVIFALLILSLAFSTTIRQPGSEHLKEVHA; encoded by the coding sequence ATGAACATGACTACAACGAATCGTACCCGCTGGTTAACCCTTATCGGTACCATCATCACGCAGTTTGCGCTGGGCTCTGTCTATACCTGGAGCCTGTTTAATGGCCCGCTGGCGAATAAGTTGGGCGAACCGGTGAGCCAGGTGGCCTTTTCCTTCGGCCTGCTCAGCCTGGCGCTGGCGCTCTCCTCTTCGGTAGCGGGTAAGCTGCAGGACCGCTTCGGCGTGCGCCGGGTTTCTGTCGCTGCGGGTCTGATGCTGGGCGTGGGGCTGTGCCTGACCGCCTGGTCCAGTAACCTGATGCTCCTCTGGCTGTGCGCCGGGGTACTGGTGGGGCTGGCGGACGGGGCCGGATATCTGATGACGCTGTCGAACTGCGTTAAATGGTTCCCGGAGCGCAAGGGGCTGATTTCCGCCTTTGCCATTGGCTCCTACGGGCTGGGCAGCCTGGGCTTTAAATTTATCAACAGCCACCTGCTGGCGGCTTACGGCCTGGAAAACACCTTTATTATCTGGGGCGCGATGGCGCTGGCGATGGTACTGGCGGGCTCTGTCCTGATGAGCGATGCGCCGCCGCAGAAAGTCACCGCGGCCGATGGCAGTGCCGAACAGGATTTCACGCTGGCCGAATCTATGCGCAAACCGCAGTACTGGATGCTGGCGCTGATGTTTCTGACCGCCTGCATGAGCGGTCTGTATGTAATCGGCGTTGCCAAGGATATCGCCCAGGGGATGGTACACCTGGATGCGATGACTGCAGCCAGCGCTGTGACCGTTATCTCCATTGCCAACCTTGGCGGTCGCCTGGTGCTGGGGGTGCTGTCGGACAAAATAGCGCGTATTCGGGTGATTACCCTCGGGCAGGTGATTTCGCTGGTGGGGATGGCCGCGCTGCTGTTCGCGCCGCTAAACGCCATGACCTTTTTCGCGGCGATTGCCTGCGTAGCCTTTAACTTCGGCGGCACTATCACCGTCTATCCGTCACTGGTCAGCGAATTCTTCGGGTTGAATAACCTGACTAAAAACTACGGCGTTATCTACCTGGGCTTCGGTATCGGCAGCATCTGCGGTTCGATTATCGCGTCGCTGTTTGGCGGCTTCTATATCACCTTCTGCGTTATCTTCGCCCTGTTGATTCTGTCGCTGGCGTTCTCCACCACTATTCGTCAGCCGGGCAGCGAGCACCTGAAAGAGGTTCACGCCTGA
- a CDS encoding sugar kinase — MPDVITIGEAMAMFVARETGDLADCESFIKRAAGAELNVATGFARLGFDVSWVSRVGDDSFGRFVLNVLKQEGIDTRGVSIDARYPTGFQLKSKVEDGTDPSVEYFRKGSAASHLSVEDYSPSLFNNARHLHLSGVAAALSESSLALLNHAAAAMKANGKTISFDPNLRPVLWKSEAEMVQKLNHLACQADWVLPGLREGMILTGRKTPQGIADFWLERGVKAVIIKTGSDGAWYKTAEGECGAVAAVKVDNVVDTVGAGDGFAVGAISALLEGKSLAQACRRGNHIGALAIQVSGDSEGLPTRDGLDE, encoded by the coding sequence ATGCCCGATGTCATCACAATTGGCGAAGCGATGGCGATGTTCGTCGCACGCGAAACCGGCGATCTGGCCGACTGCGAAAGTTTTATTAAACGAGCGGCCGGGGCGGAACTGAACGTCGCCACCGGCTTTGCCAGACTGGGCTTCGACGTCAGTTGGGTCAGCCGGGTGGGCGATGATTCCTTTGGTCGCTTTGTTCTTAACGTCCTGAAACAGGAAGGGATCGATACCCGCGGCGTTTCCATTGATGCCAGGTATCCCACCGGTTTTCAGCTTAAATCGAAAGTCGAGGATGGAACCGATCCCAGCGTGGAGTATTTCCGTAAGGGCTCCGCAGCCAGCCATCTGTCGGTGGAGGATTATTCGCCTTCACTGTTTAACAACGCCCGCCATCTGCACCTGAGCGGCGTTGCCGCTGCGCTTTCCGAAAGCTCGCTGGCGCTGCTTAACCACGCCGCGGCGGCCATGAAGGCCAACGGCAAAACCATCTCGTTCGATCCCAACCTGCGTCCGGTGCTGTGGAAAAGCGAGGCGGAAATGGTGCAGAAGCTCAACCATCTGGCCTGCCAGGCGGACTGGGTTCTTCCGGGACTCAGGGAAGGCATGATTCTGACCGGCCGCAAAACGCCCCAGGGCATCGCCGACTTCTGGCTGGAGCGCGGCGTGAAGGCAGTCATTATCAAGACCGGCTCCGACGGCGCCTGGTACAAAACCGCAGAGGGAGAATGCGGCGCGGTGGCGGCAGTGAAAGTGGACAATGTGGTCGATACCGTAGGCGCCGGAGACGGCTTCGCGGTTGGCGCAATCAGCGCGCTGCTGGAAGGGAAATCCCTGGCGCAGGCGTGCCGCCGCGGTAATCACATTGGCGCTTTGGCCATTCAGGTCAGTGGTGACAGTGAAGGCTTACCCACCCGGGATGGGCTGGACGAATAA
- a CDS encoding molybdopterin guanine dinucleotide-containing S/N-oxide reductase translates to MTTSTKTILTAAHWGPMLVETDGEQVFSSTGALASVHPNSLQSAVRDQVHSKTRVRWPMVRKGFLTSPDKPQGVRGQDEYVRVSWEEALDLIHAQHQRIRASHGPAAIFAGSYGWRSNGILHKAATLLQRYMSQAGGYTGHLGDYSTGAAQVIMPYVVGSNEVYQQQTSWPLVLEHSEVVVLWSANPLNTLKIAWNASDEQGIGFFEQLKQSGKRLICIDPMRSETAAFLEDSAEWVAPHMGSDVALMLGIAHTLVENGWHDRAFLDSCTHGYDIFERYLTGRDDGVAKNAEWAAAICGVSGDKISELADIFRHHRTMLMAGWGMQRQQYGEQKHWMLITLAAMLGQIGLPGGGFGLSYHFANGGNPTRRAAVPASMQGRVAGGSDAVERIPVARIVEALENPGGVYQHNGETRQFPDIRMVWWAGGGNFTHHQDTNRLIAAWQKPELVVISECFWTAAAKHADIVLPITTSFERNDLTMTGDYSQQHLVPMKQVVAPQFGARNDFDVFASLAERLEQGGRERFTEGRDEMAWLNYFYDVARKQGEARGVALPEFSAFWAANQIVEMPEDENSARFVRFGDFRADPQGHPLKTPSGKIEIYSERIAAYGYADCPPHPRWLAPDEWHGNAREGQLQLLSSHPAHRLHSQLNYAQLRERYAVAGREPVTLHPIDAAARGIADGDVVRVWNQRGQVLAGAQVTADIKPGVICIHEGGWPDLAPEAGNLCRHGAVNVLTLDIPTSRLANGCAANSSLVWLEKYQGPEMPVRAFDPPATA, encoded by the coding sequence TTGACCACTTCAACAAAAACGATTCTGACCGCGGCCCACTGGGGGCCCATGTTGGTTGAGACCGACGGTGAGCAGGTATTTTCCTCCACGGGGGCCCTGGCTTCGGTACATCCGAACTCGTTACAGAGCGCGGTGCGTGACCAGGTTCACAGTAAAACCCGCGTGCGTTGGCCGATGGTCCGTAAGGGATTCCTGACATCACCGGATAAACCGCAGGGCGTGCGCGGGCAGGATGAGTATGTGCGCGTAAGCTGGGAAGAAGCGCTGGATCTTATCCACGCGCAGCATCAACGCATTCGTGCCAGCCATGGCCCCGCCGCGATTTTCGCAGGCTCTTATGGCTGGCGATCTAACGGCATCCTGCACAAAGCGGCCACGCTACTACAGCGCTATATGAGTCAGGCGGGGGGCTATACCGGCCATCTGGGCGATTATTCCACCGGCGCGGCCCAGGTGATTATGCCCTACGTGGTGGGCAGCAATGAGGTATATCAACAGCAGACCAGTTGGCCGCTGGTGCTGGAGCACAGTGAGGTGGTGGTGCTCTGGAGCGCCAACCCGCTAAATACGTTGAAGATTGCCTGGAATGCATCAGACGAGCAGGGCATCGGTTTCTTCGAACAGCTTAAACAGAGCGGTAAGCGCCTGATTTGTATCGATCCCATGCGTTCGGAAACGGCGGCCTTCCTGGAGGATAGCGCCGAATGGGTAGCCCCACATATGGGCAGTGATGTGGCGCTGATGCTGGGTATTGCCCATACCCTGGTGGAAAACGGCTGGCACGACAGGGCGTTCCTGGACTCATGCACCCATGGTTATGACATCTTCGAGCGCTACCTGACAGGCAGGGATGACGGCGTGGCGAAAAACGCGGAGTGGGCGGCGGCCATCTGTGGTGTATCTGGCGATAAAATTAGTGAACTGGCAGATATCTTTCGCCATCATCGCACTATGTTAATGGCTGGCTGGGGCATGCAGCGCCAGCAGTATGGCGAACAGAAGCACTGGATGCTGATTACTCTGGCCGCCATGCTGGGCCAGATTGGGCTGCCCGGCGGCGGTTTTGGACTGTCGTACCACTTTGCGAACGGCGGTAACCCCACGCGTCGGGCCGCTGTACCGGCTTCGATGCAGGGCCGCGTGGCCGGGGGTAGCGATGCCGTGGAGCGCATTCCGGTAGCGCGTATTGTCGAAGCGCTGGAGAACCCCGGCGGCGTCTATCAGCATAACGGTGAAACGCGTCAGTTCCCCGATATCCGCATGGTCTGGTGGGCCGGTGGCGGTAACTTTACGCATCATCAGGATACCAACCGCCTGATTGCCGCCTGGCAGAAGCCGGAGCTGGTGGTGATCTCCGAATGTTTCTGGACGGCAGCGGCGAAGCACGCCGATATTGTGCTGCCGATTACCACCTCGTTTGAACGCAACGATCTGACCATGACCGGTGATTACAGTCAGCAGCATCTGGTGCCGATGAAGCAGGTCGTGGCGCCGCAATTCGGCGCGCGTAACGATTTCGATGTCTTCGCCTCTCTGGCCGAACGGCTGGAGCAGGGCGGTCGCGAGCGCTTTACCGAAGGGCGGGATGAAATGGCCTGGCTGAACTATTTCTACGACGTTGCACGTAAGCAGGGTGAAGCCCGCGGCGTTGCGCTGCCGGAATTCTCCGCATTCTGGGCGGCGAATCAGATTGTCGAGATGCCGGAAGATGAAAACAGCGCCCGGTTTGTGCGCTTTGGAGACTTTCGGGCCGATCCCCAGGGTCATCCACTGAAGACGCCCAGCGGCAAAATCGAGATCTATTCTGAACGCATTGCCGCTTACGGTTACGCCGACTGCCCGCCTCATCCCCGCTGGCTGGCGCCGGATGAATGGCATGGCAACGCCCGGGAAGGGCAGCTTCAGTTGCTCTCTTCCCACCCCGCGCACCGGCTGCACAGCCAGTTGAACTACGCGCAGCTACGTGAACGTTATGCGGTGGCGGGGCGTGAGCCAGTCACGCTGCATCCTATTGATGCGGCAGCGCGCGGCATTGCCGATGGCGATGTGGTGCGGGTCTGGAACCAGCGCGGCCAGGTGCTGGCTGGCGCGCAGGTCACGGCGGATATTAAGCCGGGCGTCATCTGTATTCACGAGGGAGGATGGCCGGATCTGGCGCCGGAAGCCGGCAATCTTTGCCGACACGGCGCGGTCAACGTGCTGACCCTGGATATTCCCACCTCGCGGCTGGCGAACGGCTGTGCGGCTAATTCATCGCTGGTCTGGCTGGAAAAATATCAGGGGCCTGAGATGCCGGTCAGGGCGTTTGATCCGCCTGCCACTGCATAA